The following coding sequences are from one Humulus lupulus chromosome X, drHumLupu1.1, whole genome shotgun sequence window:
- the LOC133806373 gene encoding uncharacterized protein LOC133806373, with protein sequence MKAFIKSLDKKAWRSILRGWTPPTESDHLTKVKSEINWIDAEDKLILPDKFQTKLTAIEEPNNLDTMKVVELMGSLRTFELNQQIRQKEKLNALKEKSIAFKSSKEKDLDENDGDYFSKHSDNSNKRGVKCRECEGFGHIQYECANTLKKNEKVMTTTWSDQNSESSDEEDNSNLVVTTVVSGLTLNSQQLSNEIDHMVKGIKMLHPNSRILDDVIDAGPKTGNIVRKGTINLDGLPKLRNVFLVEGLKAKFISISQIRDKGFTVNLYRDDCNDVDQNGLVCGLPKLGKESAGKCESSQLD encoded by the exons ATGAAAGCTTTCATCAAATCATTGGATAAAAAGGCATGGAGATCAATCTTAAGAGGTTGGACACCACCTACTGAATCTGATCATCtcacaaaggtaaaatctgaaatCAACTGGattgatgctgaagataaatt AATTCTTCCTGACAAGTTTCAAACTAAGCTCACTGCTATTGAGGAGCCAAATAATCTTGACACAATGAAAGTAGTGGAGTTGATGGGTTCACtacgaacttttgaactaaatcaACAAATCCGTCAAAAGGAAAAATTGAATGCTCTCAAAGAGAAATCAATTGCTTTCAAATCATCAAAGGAGAAAGACTTAGATGAAAATGATG GTGATTACTTCTCTAAACATTCTGATAATAGCAATAAAAGAGGTGTGAAAtgtagggaatgtgaaggatttggtcatattcaatATGAATGTGCCAATACACTGAAGAAGAACGAAAAGGTAATGACAACTACTTGGAGTGATCAGAACTCTGAAAGTAGCGATGAAGAAGATAACTCAAACCTTGTTGTAACTACTGTTGTTTCTGGATTAACTTTAAATTCACAG CAATTATCAAATGAAATTGATCACATGGTCAAAGGTATAAAAATGCTTCACccaaattctaggattttggATGATGTAATTGATGCAGGTCCAAAAACAG GAAATATTGTTAGAAAAGGTACCATAAATCTTGATGGGTTACCGAAATTGAGAAATGTTTTTCTTGTAGAAGGACTTAAGGCTAAGTttattagcataagtcaaattcgTGACAAAGGCTTCACAGTAAATCTTTATCGTGATGATTGCAATGATGTTGATCAAAATG GTTTAGTTTGTGGGTTACCCAAATTGGGTAAAGAATCTGCAGGTAAATGTGAATCGAGCCAGTTGGATTGA